A portion of the Deinococcus humi genome contains these proteins:
- a CDS encoding N-6 DNA methylase, translating to MTQSTTRDIVQKLWNLCNVLKDDGVTYHQYVTELTYLLFLKMAEETGTEDQLPEGYRWVDLAGRTGLDQLNFYKALLLHLGTDTSGLIQEIFANAATIIRKPTTLHILVTAMANLDWYSARQEGLGDLYEGLLEKNANEKKSGAGQYFTPRPLIESIVALMKPTLEDVIQDPAAGTGGFLIAANHDIRENSDPDSWTEAEQRKYRRGTFYGIELVQDTHRLALMNLLLHGLDYDPEGAGIRLGDTLGSEGEKLPEATLILSNPPFGTKKGGGLPTRTDFTFPTSNKQFAFLQHIYRSLKPGGRAAVVLPDNVLFESNTGRDIRQDLMNKCRLHTILRLPTGIFYAQGVKTNVLFFTRGETDKGNTTEVWVYDLRANMPQFGKRTQLTRKHFEEFELAFGPDPCGGAEAMAARVDTGLEGRFRRFTRAEITDRRDSLDVSWLKDESENGGELPDPTILASSVITELEAALAEMQSILLELGATEEDLEAVGVLA from the coding sequence GGACCGAGGACCAGTTGCCTGAAGGCTACCGTTGGGTCGACCTCGCGGGCCGCACAGGTCTCGATCAGCTCAACTTCTACAAGGCCCTGCTGCTGCACCTGGGCACGGACACCAGCGGGTTGATTCAGGAGATCTTCGCCAACGCGGCCACCATCATCCGCAAACCCACCACGCTGCATATCCTCGTGACCGCCATGGCGAACCTCGACTGGTACAGCGCCCGGCAAGAAGGGCTGGGCGACCTGTACGAAGGTCTCCTCGAGAAGAACGCCAACGAGAAGAAGAGCGGCGCGGGGCAGTACTTCACGCCGCGGCCTCTGATCGAATCCATCGTGGCCCTGATGAAGCCGACGCTTGAAGATGTGATCCAGGACCCAGCGGCAGGCACCGGCGGCTTTCTGATCGCCGCGAACCACGACATCCGGGAGAACAGCGATCCGGACAGCTGGACCGAGGCTGAGCAGCGCAAGTACCGCCGGGGCACTTTCTACGGCATTGAACTCGTGCAGGACACGCACCGTCTCGCGCTGATGAACCTGCTGCTGCACGGTCTGGACTACGATCCGGAAGGCGCAGGGATTCGCCTGGGCGACACGCTAGGAAGCGAAGGGGAGAAGCTGCCAGAAGCGACGCTGATCCTCAGCAATCCGCCCTTCGGGACCAAGAAAGGGGGTGGGCTGCCCACCCGTACGGACTTCACTTTCCCCACCAGCAACAAGCAGTTCGCGTTTCTGCAGCACATTTACCGCAGCCTGAAGCCAGGGGGGCGCGCCGCTGTGGTTCTGCCCGACAATGTGCTGTTCGAAAGCAACACCGGCCGTGACATTCGCCAGGACCTGATGAACAAGTGCCGCCTCCACACCATCCTGCGGCTGCCCACCGGCATCTTTTACGCTCAGGGCGTGAAGACCAACGTCCTGTTCTTCACGCGGGGCGAGACGGACAAGGGCAACACCACCGAGGTGTGGGTCTATGACCTGCGGGCCAACATGCCGCAGTTCGGCAAGCGGACCCAACTAACGCGGAAGCACTTCGAGGAATTTGAGCTCGCCTTTGGACCAGATCCCTGTGGTGGAGCAGAAGCGATGGCAGCACGCGTAGACACGGGGCTGGAGGGCCGCTTCCGGAGGTTCACGCGGGCGGAAATCACAGACCGTAGGGATAGTCTGGATGTTTCCTGGCTGAAGGACGAGAGCGAGAATGGGGGAGAGCTGCCCGATCCAACCATTCTGGCCAGCAGTGTGATTACGGAGCTTGAAGCGGCTCTGGCCGAGATGCAGAGCATTCTTCTTGAATTGGGTGCGACAGAAGAAGATCTGGAAGCGGTCGGGGTACTGGCGTGA
- a CDS encoding restriction endonuclease subunit S: protein MPEGWAATTLGEICSRIVDGSHNPPKSRESGLPMLSARNIQKRRIHFDDFRLISEEEFASENRRTQIRAGDVLLTIVGAIGRTAVVPDGLELFTLQRSVAVLRTQEAAPRLLSFFLESPALQRFFEENAKGTAQKGIYLKALSEAPCPLPPLPEQMRIADKLDALLARVEAGRERLERVPGLLKRFRQSVLSAAVSGELTREWRGGGDADWMEKPLNQVAFSKLGKMLDQNKNIGTLRPYLRNVNVRWFSFQLDDVYSLRVEDAERLALSVRAGDVLICEGGEPGRCAVWDGEEGVYVYQKALHRVRVGDELNPHWLTFCLKVSADSEALEDHFTGTTIKHLTGAALARFPVPLPPLSEQLEIVSRVEALFAIADRIEARYQSALTTFNRLTPALLAKAFRGELVPQHPNDEPASVLLERIRATRAASGEKLKRGRQAGKGTAKGVNSSDGAEPKRRGRSPKVQAGGDMSAASAITQASSYEDAVRKLEAQKLQRAQGTRQISLFGAED from the coding sequence TTGCCGGAAGGATGGGCTGCAACAACATTGGGAGAAATTTGTTCTCGCATCGTTGACGGCTCCCACAATCCTCCCAAATCAAGAGAGAGCGGCCTGCCGATGCTCAGTGCCAGAAATATTCAAAAGCGCCGAATTCATTTTGATGATTTTCGCCTCATTTCAGAGGAAGAGTTTGCAAGCGAAAATAGACGAACACAAATAAGAGCAGGAGATGTACTGCTCACAATTGTGGGAGCTATTGGTCGTACAGCAGTCGTTCCTGATGGACTTGAGCTTTTCACTCTTCAGAGGAGTGTGGCGGTCCTGAGGACCCAGGAAGCAGCACCGCGGCTGCTCAGTTTTTTCCTTGAGTCTCCAGCCCTGCAGCGATTTTTTGAAGAAAACGCAAAGGGAACAGCGCAAAAAGGTATCTATCTAAAGGCTCTCTCAGAAGCGCCATGCCCTTTGCCTCCCTTGCCCGAGCAAATGCGTATCGCTGATAAGTTGGATGCTCTGCTGGCCCGCGTGGAAGCGGGCCGGGAGCGGCTGGAGCGCGTGCCGGGGCTACTGAAACGCTTCCGCCAGAGCGTGCTGAGCGCGGCAGTGAGCGGGGAACTGACGCGAGAGTGGCGCGGAGGTGGGGATGCGGATTGGATGGAGAAACCACTCAATCAAGTTGCCTTCTCGAAACTTGGCAAGATGTTGGATCAAAACAAGAACATAGGAACCCTGAGGCCCTATCTGCGTAACGTCAATGTTCGCTGGTTTAGTTTTCAGCTTGATGATGTGTATAGCTTGCGGGTTGAGGATGCAGAGCGGCTAGCTCTCTCGGTCAGAGCTGGGGATGTTCTGATTTGTGAAGGTGGAGAACCGGGACGTTGTGCTGTTTGGGATGGAGAAGAAGGCGTGTACGTTTACCAGAAGGCTCTCCATCGTGTCCGAGTTGGAGACGAACTGAACCCGCACTGGCTGACGTTCTGCCTGAAAGTATCTGCGGACTCTGAAGCGTTGGAAGATCACTTCACGGGAACAACGATCAAGCATTTGACTGGAGCGGCTCTCGCACGCTTTCCAGTTCCCCTCCCGCCGCTCTCCGAACAGCTTGAAATCGTGAGCCGTGTCGAAGCCCTCTTCGCCATCGCAGACCGCATCGAGGCCCGCTATCAATCAGCCCTGACCACCTTCAACCGCCTGACGCCCGCGCTGCTGGCGAAGGCGTTCCGGGGCGAACTGGTGCCGCAGCACCCCAATGACGAGCCGGCATCGGTGTTGCTGGAACGCATCCGGGCAACGCGGGCAGCGTCAGGCGAAAAGCTGAAGCGGGGGCGTCAGGCAGGGAAGGGAACGGCTAAAGGGGTGAACAGCTCAGACGGCGCGGAGCCGAAGCGTCGAGGCAGGTCACCTAAAGTGCAGGCGGGAGGAGACATGAGCGCAGCGTCCGCCATCACACAGGCCAGCAGCTACGAGGATGCGGTGCGGAAATTGGAAGCGCAGAAGCTCCAGCGGGCGCAGGGCACCCGTCAAATCAGCCTCTTCGGGGCTGAGGACTGA